The Primulina eburnea isolate SZY01 chromosome 8, ASM2296580v1, whole genome shotgun sequence genome contains a region encoding:
- the LOC140839188 gene encoding uncharacterized protein: MAGRPPRQNRNPRYANTNNQNEEDRNEPPPNINLNRAYLMAIATIVTMTLQGLVNPNANQQPPPPPQHGVTFHYESLRKNRFPMFQGDADPELGQNWLKSVETHIRLLEIPDALKVDVIVPFLEGKASKWWEAVSPAMLTAGPITWQRFRDAFLKQYFPAETLDISVVEYTSQFNSLGSNASTIMADEALKLHRFKKGLNSRIQSALAVYQPANFSDLMGAAIRAETDIQRREKEIRNKRPMNNQSSHGSQSFKKPNHSGGPSKGPSPAPGYQAIKSCPTCHLRHLGECRRASGVCFGCGKPGHRMADCPTVTNKTTGPGKGDGSSSGANANKPQENKPNARVFAMTQEEANDASNVVSGTIFIQQVPAYVLFDCGATHSFMSKRFAKKLGRKPDKITEPFRIATTTSRAIETDEIYRDCKISISDQPFSADLIQLIMVDFDVILGMDWLARNNAIVDCKGKEAKLLTA; the protein is encoded by the exons ATGGCCGGTAGACCTCCAAGGCAAAACCGCAACCCTCGATACGCCAACACCAATAACCAAAATGAAGAAGACAGGAATGAACCACCACCAAACATCAATCTGAACCGTGCCTACCTCATGGCTATAGCTACCATCGTGACGATGACGCTTCAGGGGTTAGTGAACCCCAATGCTAATCAGCAGCCCCCACCTCCACCACAGCATGGAGTCACGTTCCATTATGAATCACTGCGCAAGAACAGGTTCCCGATGTTCCAAGGGGACGCAGATCCTGAGTTAGGCCAAAACTGGTTGAAAAGCGTGGAAACTCATATACGACTTCTAGAAATACCCGATGCTCTTAAAGTGGATGTAATAGTACCCTTCCTTGAAGGCAAAGCAAGTAAGTGGTGGGAAGCAGTCTCCCCAGCCATGTTAACTGCCGGGCCAATCACATGGCAGCGCTTTCGAGATGCATTCCTCAAGCAGTACTTTCCAGCCGAG ACTCTGGATATATCAGTGGtagaatatacatctcagttcAATTCTCTTGGATCCAACGCATCGACAATCATGGCAGATGAAGCTCTGAAATTGCACCGCTTCAAAAAGGGTTTGAACAGCAGAATACAGTCGGCTTTGGCAGTCTACCAACCTGCGAACTTTTCAGACTTGATGGGCGCAGCTATCCGAGCTGAAACTGATATCCAGCGCAGAGAGAAAGAGATTAGGAACAAAAGGCCTATGAATAATCAGTCCTCTCATGGcagtcagtcgttcaagaaaccGAACCATTCCGGGGGACCATCTAAAGGGCCTTCGCCTGCCCCAGGCTACCAGGCCATTAAGTCTTGCCCAACTTGCCACTTACGACACCTGGGAGAATGTCGTAGAGCGAGCGGAGTCTGCTTTGGATGCGGGAAACCAGGACACCGTATGGCAGATTGTCCAACAGTCACCAACAAAACAACTGGACCGGGTAAAGGAGACGGGTCGAGCTCAGGGGCGAATGCCAATAAACCGCAGGAGAACAAACCGAATGCCAGGGTATTTGCCATGACGCAGGAGGAGGCAAATGATGCAAGCAATGTTGTGTCAGGTACCATATTTATTCAGCAAGTGcctgcttatgtgttatttgactGTGGTGCCacacattcttttatgtctaagagatttgctAAGAAGTTAGGACGTAAGCCAGATAAGATAACTGAACCTTTCCGAATAGCCACAACTACTAGTAGAGCCATTGAAACTGACGAGATCTACAGAGACTGTAAAATCAGTATTAGTGATCAGCCTTTTAGCGCCGATTTAATACAGTTGATCATGGTCGATTTCGACGTCATcttgggaatggattggttagcaagAAACAATGCGATAGTAGATTGTAAGGGAAAGGAAGCTAAACTCCTAACCGCATAG